A section of the Paenibacillus aurantius genome encodes:
- a CDS encoding ArsR/SmtB family transcription factor, producing the protein MKRIPPARLQETAKALSGDLRLRILETLGDQTMSVTELMAALGAAQPTVSINVQILEQAGLVTTTPGSNREKRCTRTYDSLLLELPRSPGEALHEREEISMPVGLYTDCSVLPPCGLAGKEGLLGCPDDPRSFFLPERSEAELLWFSESGYVEYRFPNPVPPEVELKGLRVSAELCSEAMGFHEDWPSDITLFVNGCRIGTVTPSGDYGEEKGKLTPSWWLYGTQYGNLYEWDIGPDTVRINGEEADGPVLSSLGLHYHKPILIRFEVESDAANRRGLNLFGQGFGNHAQGIKLTFVK; encoded by the coding sequence GTGAAACGAATTCCGCCGGCCCGTTTGCAGGAAACGGCCAAAGCCCTGTCAGGTGATCTTCGGCTGCGCATTCTGGAGACGCTTGGCGATCAGACGATGAGCGTGACCGAGCTGATGGCGGCGCTCGGGGCCGCCCAGCCTACCGTTTCCATCAATGTTCAAATCCTGGAGCAGGCAGGGCTAGTGACAACCACTCCCGGCTCCAACCGGGAGAAGCGGTGCACCCGCACCTACGACAGCCTGCTGCTTGAGCTGCCTCGTTCTCCGGGAGAAGCGCTGCATGAACGGGAAGAGATCTCCATGCCGGTAGGGCTGTATACGGATTGCTCCGTTCTTCCGCCGTGCGGTCTGGCGGGAAAAGAAGGCCTGCTCGGCTGTCCCGACGATCCCCGCTCCTTCTTCCTTCCGGAGCGTTCCGAAGCGGAGCTGCTCTGGTTCAGCGAGTCGGGCTATGTGGAATACCGTTTCCCTAATCCCGTTCCTCCGGAAGTAGAGTTGAAAGGGCTGAGGGTCAGCGCGGAGCTGTGCTCGGAAGCGATGGGCTTTCACGAGGATTGGCCCTCCGATATCACCCTTTTTGTGAATGGCTGCCGGATCGGCACCGTGACGCCTTCGGGGGATTACGGCGAAGAAAAGGGCAAGCTCACCCCGTCCTGGTGGCTGTACGGCACCCAGTATGGAAATCTGTATGAATGGGACATCGGCCCGGATACGGTTCGGATTAACGGGGAAGAGGCGGATGGGCCCGTTCTGTCCTCTCTTGGGCTTCATTATCATAAGCCGATCTTGATCCGGTTTGAAGTGGAGAGCGACGCGGCTAACCGCAGAGGGCTCAACCTTTTCGGACAGGGCTTCGGCAACCACGCCCAGGGAATCAAGCTAACCTTTGTGAAGTAG
- a CDS encoding glycoside hydrolase family 2 protein, which produces MSKASLPRPEYPRPQLQRENDTWLNLNGEWEFEFDDARLGDREQWYREHAFSRRIQVPYCFQSKLSGIEDTGFHEQVWYRRQVTLPEGMAGKRLILRFGAVDYQAWVWVNGQMAAFHEGGHTPFAVEITDLIREGSNEIVVKARDFDEDVTLPRGKQYWKEKSESIWYTRTTGIWQTVWLEAVPEVYLQKIKYTPDIDTNEIRIRAMVDGDLNGREVVLKTTVTFQGEPVAEHTARLLRPETSFRIGLHDFNDHSMGRWWSPRNPRLYDVRYRLLVDGVETDLAESYFGMRKISIEDGKICLNNYPYKMKLVLDQGYFPEGLLTPPSDEAIRQDVELTKAMGFNGARKHQKIEDPRYLYWCDKLGLLVWGEMANSQAYSEEYVSRMTREWQEAIERDYNHPCIVAWVPLNESWGVNQILVNRKQQQHALTMYHLTKSLDDTRLVISNDGWEHVKSDICTIHDYESRREVLTERYSTAEKAVTGKPASRWIHVPGFAYGGEPIHISEYGGISFKKSDWEGWGYSAAKDDKDFIERYMAVTQPLLQSPIVQGFCYTQLTDVEQEINGLLTYDRKPKVPLEIIRQINEGKQPEGY; this is translated from the coding sequence ATGTCCAAGGCAAGTCTTCCCCGGCCCGAATATCCGCGGCCGCAGCTTCAACGTGAGAACGACACCTGGCTTAATCTGAACGGAGAATGGGAATTCGAATTCGACGACGCCCGCCTCGGCGACCGGGAGCAGTGGTACCGGGAGCATGCTTTTTCCCGCCGCATTCAAGTTCCGTACTGCTTTCAGAGCAAGCTGAGCGGAATAGAGGATACGGGCTTTCATGAGCAGGTCTGGTACCGCAGGCAGGTCACCCTGCCGGAAGGGATGGCCGGCAAGCGGCTCATTCTGCGTTTTGGCGCGGTGGATTACCAAGCCTGGGTATGGGTGAACGGCCAGATGGCCGCCTTTCATGAAGGAGGGCATACGCCTTTTGCCGTAGAGATCACCGATCTGATCCGGGAAGGATCGAACGAGATCGTCGTGAAAGCCAGGGATTTCGACGAGGACGTTACCCTGCCGAGAGGTAAGCAGTACTGGAAGGAGAAATCCGAATCGATCTGGTATACGCGCACGACCGGCATCTGGCAGACCGTTTGGCTGGAAGCGGTTCCCGAGGTTTACCTGCAGAAGATTAAATACACTCCGGATATCGACACGAACGAAATCCGGATCCGGGCTATGGTCGACGGTGACTTGAACGGCCGCGAGGTTGTGCTTAAGACGACCGTCACCTTCCAAGGGGAACCGGTGGCCGAGCACACCGCCCGCCTCCTGCGTCCCGAAACCTCCTTCCGGATCGGCCTGCATGATTTCAACGACCACAGCATGGGCCGGTGGTGGTCGCCGCGCAATCCCCGCCTCTATGATGTCCGCTACCGGCTTCTCGTGGACGGAGTGGAAACAGACTTGGCGGAAAGCTATTTCGGCATGCGCAAAATCTCGATAGAGGACGGCAAAATCTGCCTGAACAATTATCCGTACAAGATGAAGCTCGTCCTGGATCAGGGTTATTTTCCGGAAGGCCTGCTTACGCCCCCTTCCGATGAAGCCATCCGGCAGGATGTCGAGCTCACCAAAGCGATGGGCTTCAACGGGGCCCGCAAGCACCAGAAGATCGAGGACCCCCGCTACCTGTATTGGTGCGACAAGCTCGGCCTGCTCGTCTGGGGAGAAATGGCCAACTCGCAAGCCTATTCGGAGGAATATGTAAGCCGGATGACCCGGGAATGGCAGGAGGCCATCGAGCGGGATTACAATCATCCCTGCATCGTCGCCTGGGTTCCGCTGAACGAAAGCTGGGGTGTGAACCAGATTCTCGTCAACCGGAAGCAGCAGCAGCATGCCTTAACCATGTACCATTTGACCAAGTCGCTCGACGATACGCGTCTTGTCATCTCGAACGACGGCTGGGAGCATGTGAAGTCGGACATCTGCACTATCCATGACTACGAAAGCCGCCGGGAGGTGCTCACCGAGCGTTACAGCACAGCCGAGAAGGCGGTCACCGGCAAGCCGGCAAGCCGATGGATTCATGTGCCCGGCTTCGCCTACGGAGGCGAGCCCATCCACATTTCCGAATATGGAGGCATCTCCTTCAAGAAAAGCGACTGGGAAGGCTGGGGCTATTCCGCCGCCAAGGACGATAAGGATTTCATCGAGCGGTACATGGCCGTCACCCAGCCCCTGCTGCAGTCCCCCATCGTGCAGGGCTTCTGCTACACCCAGCTGACGGACGTCGAGCAGGAAATCAACGGGCTGTTGACCTACGACCGCAAGCCGAAGGTGCCGCTTGAGATCATCCGGCAGATCAACGAGGGCAAGCAGCCGGAAGGGTATTAA
- a CDS encoding VOC family protein: MNQSIVHVALVVKDYDEAIAFYTQKLNFRLVEDLYQPEQDKRWVVVAPPGPAGGTNLLLAKASKPEQEPFIGNQAGGRVFLFLRTDDFWRDYRAMLANGIEFVREPQEQPYGTVAVFKDLYGTLWDLLEFKPDHPLA; the protein is encoded by the coding sequence ATGAACCAATCCATTGTCCACGTCGCCTTGGTCGTCAAAGATTACGACGAGGCCATCGCCTTTTACACGCAAAAGCTTAATTTCCGCTTGGTCGAGGACCTGTACCAGCCGGAGCAGGACAAACGCTGGGTGGTGGTGGCTCCTCCCGGCCCGGCGGGCGGAACAAACCTCCTGCTCGCCAAAGCCTCCAAGCCGGAGCAGGAGCCGTTCATCGGCAACCAGGCGGGCGGCCGCGTGTTCCTGTTCCTGCGGACCGACGATTTTTGGAGGGATTACCGGGCCATGCTGGCCAACGGAATCGAGTTTGTCCGCGAGCCCCAGGAGCAGCCCTACGGGACCGTTGCCGTCTTCAAGGATTTGTACGGAACCCTTTGGGACCTGCTGGAATTTAAGCCGGATCATCCCTTAGCGTAA
- a CDS encoding NUDIX domain-containing protein: MEAQFYYRNPAAPAPNNPPSIGVTALIRDGSGSLLLEKRADSERWAFIGGALHGDESLTDALIREVKEETGLTVRSIRLFGTFSDPTRIIAFPDGKVKRILTIAYEVEVEPFERLVISEESRELAFVPEDRLGELPVAETHLPILNAYRNREKDRVVLE; this comes from the coding sequence GTGGAAGCTCAATTTTATTACCGCAATCCGGCGGCCCCGGCGCCCAATAATCCTCCGAGCATAGGAGTAACGGCTCTCATCCGGGACGGCAGCGGCAGCCTCCTGCTGGAGAAGCGGGCGGACAGCGAAAGGTGGGCCTTTATCGGGGGAGCGCTCCATGGGGACGAAAGCTTGACCGATGCGCTGATCCGGGAGGTAAAGGAAGAAACGGGCTTGACGGTCCGGAGCATCCGGCTGTTCGGCACTTTCTCGGATCCCACGAGAATCATCGCTTTTCCCGACGGGAAGGTGAAGCGGATTCTGACCATCGCTTACGAGGTGGAGGTCGAACCGTTTGAACGGCTTGTGATCAGCGAAGAATCGAGAGAGCTTGCCTTTGTTCCCGAGGACCGGCTCGGGGAGCTTCCGGTGGCCGAGACCCACCTTCCCATTCTGAACGCATACCGGAACCGGGAGAAGGACCGCGTGGTTTTGGAATAA
- a CDS encoding PolC-type DNA polymerase III family protein, translating to MTNPLESENHPIRSLCNAAIRTLYGDTAPELAVSRVEEELGHILRKGFAEPYLAAARIADRAKSAGYLTAPRGSVGSSFVAYLLGITDSNPLPPHYLCRKCRHFEWAANGTGSGFDLPNKQCAECGSEWVGDGHRIPYEMFLGIDGNTPPNIDIYVPKEFEEEEQKELRLYTDNLGSDSSQPLVDLFAHEELSIMKRLHALTGVHPRDIPMNDPEVLSLFRSTGALGVTSGQIKSGVATYGVPEMGIQWVREMLGIMQPSTFTELVQISGLSHGNGTWEGNAKERMQAGRSSLTESIGSRDQLMLDLMEYGIEQDKAYAIANDVRKGKGISDSFREVMLKSKVPDWYMESCQKIQYLFPKSFAVSYVIMAVRSAFYKLYYPLEFYASYFSVRGRDLDMELCTQGREAILKSLEEKKEDAMDRFPLELALEMTARGLRLKKNIRGSDSEYVIESDRGILEIPLK from the coding sequence ATGACAAACCCATTGGAAAGCGAAAATCACCCTATTCGTTCGCTTTGTAACGCCGCCATTCGAACTCTTTACGGGGATACCGCTCCGGAATTGGCCGTTTCACGAGTAGAGGAGGAGCTCGGACACATCTTAAGAAAGGGGTTCGCTGAGCCTTATTTGGCTGCCGCCAGGATTGCCGATCGGGCGAAGTCTGCAGGATATTTGACGGCCCCCCGAGGTTCGGTCGGCTCGAGCTTCGTGGCCTATTTGCTCGGAATAACCGACTCCAATCCGCTGCCACCTCATTATCTTTGCCGGAAATGCAGACATTTCGAATGGGCTGCAAATGGTACAGGCAGCGGCTTCGATTTGCCGAACAAGCAATGCGCGGAGTGCGGGAGCGAATGGGTGGGGGACGGGCACAGGATCCCGTATGAAATGTTTCTTGGAATCGATGGCAACACTCCACCGAATATCGATATCTATGTTCCCAAAGAATTTGAGGAAGAGGAACAAAAAGAATTAAGGCTTTATACTGATAATCTTGGATCGGACAGCAGCCAGCCTTTGGTCGATCTCTTTGCTCATGAAGAGCTTTCCATTATGAAACGGCTGCATGCTCTTACGGGCGTTCATCCACGGGATATCCCCATGAACGATCCCGAAGTATTGAGCTTATTTCGGTCAACCGGGGCGCTTGGCGTAACTTCGGGTCAAATCAAGTCCGGTGTTGCTACCTATGGTGTACCGGAAATGGGTATTCAGTGGGTGCGGGAAATGCTTGGAATTATGCAGCCTTCGACCTTTACTGAATTGGTTCAGATCAGCGGGCTTTCGCATGGAAACGGAACATGGGAAGGTAACGCCAAAGAACGGATGCAGGCGGGAAGAAGTTCGCTTACGGAATCGATTGGAAGCAGAGATCAGCTGATGCTGGACCTCATGGAGTACGGGATAGAGCAGGACAAAGCTTACGCGATTGCGAACGACGTGCGTAAAGGGAAAGGGATTTCGGATTCGTTCCGCGAAGTCATGTTGAAATCCAAGGTTCCGGATTGGTACATGGAATCTTGCCAGAAAATCCAGTACCTTTTCCCCAAATCCTTTGCCGTCTCCTATGTCATCATGGCCGTGCGAAGTGCATTCTATAAGTTGTATTATCCTTTAGAGTTCTACGCATCCTATTTTTCCGTTCGAGGCCGCGATCTGGATATGGAGCTATGCACTCAGGGAAGGGAGGCCATACTAAAGAGCTTAGAAGAAAAGAAAGAAGATGCGATGGATCGTTTTCCGCTGGAGCTGGCTCTTGAAATGACGGCAAGGGGTTTACGGCTCAAGAAGAATATTCGAGGCTCCGATTCCGAGTATGTGATCGAGAGTGATAGAGGTATTTTAGAGATTCCGCTAAAATAA
- a CDS encoding ImmA/IrrE family metallo-endopeptidase → MDKLTEKILLDYGYNPGGKIIQPVPIEELVEFHFELQICWERIDHLDAEGLVMAALFPNERQIVLNETHRDLFDRKLGTYHFTLAHELGHWVLHTGESPYILRLQDLEQKSRTKPVEEVQADLFAGCLLLPHPMVDLAVGQLKKMGRIHLSKLYKLADCFRVSISALSVRLTQLQLLHIDPDGEVRDPSSAGNKPKYEQMMLDL, encoded by the coding sequence ATGGACAAGCTCACCGAAAAAATATTACTCGATTATGGCTATAATCCCGGAGGGAAAATCATTCAGCCTGTCCCCATAGAAGAGCTTGTGGAATTTCATTTCGAGTTGCAGATCTGCTGGGAGAGAATTGATCACTTGGATGCGGAAGGTCTCGTTATGGCAGCGCTTTTCCCGAATGAAAGGCAAATCGTGTTGAATGAAACCCACCGCGATTTATTCGACAGAAAGCTTGGTACGTACCATTTCACACTGGCTCATGAGCTCGGACATTGGGTGCTGCATACCGGCGAATCTCCTTACATCCTTCGCCTTCAGGATCTGGAACAGAAAAGTCGGACGAAACCGGTGGAAGAGGTGCAGGCGGATTTGTTTGCGGGTTGTCTTTTGCTCCCGCATCCGATGGTGGATCTTGCTGTCGGTCAGCTCAAAAAAATGGGACGCATTCATCTTTCCAAGCTTTATAAGTTGGCGGATTGTTTTCGGGTATCCATCTCGGCTTTATCGGTCCGCCTGACCCAGCTTCAGCTTCTGCATATCGATCCAGATGGCGAAGTAAGAGATCCCAGCTCGGCAGGAAATAAGCCCAAGTACGAGCAGATGATGCTGGACTTGTAA
- a CDS encoding helix-turn-helix domain-containing protein, with the protein MSEFGELLRNLRKQRKVTQRQLADRVGIDFTYISKIESGTMDPPAEDKIIRIAEELQVDPEGLILAANKVPKSFQRLITENKEIPVFLRKASELSPAQWKKIKEIIGEEGEGDPL; encoded by the coding sequence TTGAGCGAATTTGGCGAGCTTCTGCGCAATCTGCGAAAGCAGCGTAAGGTTACGCAGCGCCAGCTGGCAGATCGGGTGGGCATTGATTTTACCTATATCAGCAAGATTGAAAGTGGAACGATGGATCCTCCTGCGGAAGATAAAATCATAAGAATCGCGGAAGAACTTCAAGTGGACCCGGAAGGGCTTATTTTGGCTGCGAATAAAGTACCCAAAAGTTTTCAAAGATTGATTACGGAAAACAAAGAAATTCCGGTCTTTCTTAGAAAAGCATCCGAGCTTTCTCCTGCACAGTGGAAGAAGATTAAGGAAATTATTGGCGAAGAAGGCGAGGGCGACCCGCTATGA